One part of the Salmo salar chromosome ssa10, Ssal_v3.1, whole genome shotgun sequence genome encodes these proteins:
- the e2f4 gene encoding transcription factor E2F4 isoform X2: protein MFIAAADTLAVRQKRRIYDITNVLEGIGLIEKKSKNSIQWKGVGPGCNTQEIADKLIDLKAELDDLDKREHELDQQRVWVQQSIMNVTDDSQNSPMAYVKHEDLCSAFKGDTLLAIRAPTGTQLEVPIPESVLIGQKKYQIRLKSSAGPIEVLLVNKDPSNPSPVVLSVPPPEDMLQSLPVPAAAANTKPAPTAPSQPSQPLAHSSNPSPATLLPACTATSNQAVTTAVSSTLTVSTPTTNTNAQPTPLLDTQPLQSSASLDGCSSSSAVFEPIKADPSELLYFPKELSDMFDPTKEIMSADLLEELMSSEVFSPLLRLSPPPGDQDYIYNLDETEGLCDLFDVPILNL from the exons ATGTTTATTGCT GCAGCAGACACCCTAGCTGTAAGACAGAAGCGGCGCATCTACGACATCACCAATGTGCTTGAGGGCATCGGACTGATTGAGAAGAAGTCTAAGAACAGTATTCAGTGGAA GGGTGTTGGTCCTGGCTGTAACACACAGGAGATAGCCGATAAACTCATTGATCTTAAGGCAGAGCTGGATGATCTGGACAAGCGGGAGCACGAGTTGGATCAGCAGAGGGTCTGGGTCCAGCAGAGCATCATGAACGTCACAGACGACTCACAGAACAGCCC TATGGCTTATGTAAAACACGAAGACCTCTGTAGTGCTTTCAAAG GTGACACTCTCCTAGCGATCCGCGCTCCCACAGGCACACAACTGGAGGTGCCCATACCTGAGTCG GTACTGATTGGACAGAAGAAGTATCAGATCCGTCTCAAGAGCTCAGCAGGACCCATTGAGGTTCTCCTTGTGAACAAGGACCCATCCAACCCATCTCCAGTGGTACTGTCCGTCCCCCCACCCGAGGACATGCTCCAGAGCCTTCCagtgcctgctgctgctgccaacACAAAACCTGCACCTACTGCCCCCTCCCAGCCAAGCCAGCCTCTGGCCCACTCCTCCAACCCCAGTCCTGCCACACTCTTACCTGCCTGCACAGCTACTTCCAATCAGGCAGTCACCACTGCAG TGTCCAGCACACTGACTGTTTCCACACCCACTACAAACACAAATGCCCAACCGACTCCCCTGTTGGACACCCAGCCTCTCCAGTCCTCTGCCTCATTGGATGGCTGCTCTTCTTCTTCAGCAGTCTTTGAACCAATCAAGGCTGACCCCTCAGAAT TGCTGTATTTCCCCAAAGAACTTTCTGACATGTTTGACCCGACTAAAG AGATCATGAGTGCAGACCTGTTGGAGGAGTTGATGTCTTCTGAGG tGTTCTCTCCACTCCTCCGTCTGTCTCCCCCTCCGGGTGACCAGGACTACATATATAACCTGGACGAAACCGAAGGCCTGTGTGACCTCTTTGATGTTCCGATTCTTAACCTTTGA
- the e2f4 gene encoding transcription factor E2F4 isoform X1 yields the protein MELESERTEFGAMGDSLQPQTPSRHEKSLGLLTTKFVSLLQEAKDGVLDLKAAADTLAVRQKRRIYDITNVLEGIGLIEKKSKNSIQWKGVGPGCNTQEIADKLIDLKAELDDLDKREHELDQQRVWVQQSIMNVTDDSQNSPMAYVKHEDLCSAFKGDTLLAIRAPTGTQLEVPIPESVLIGQKKYQIRLKSSAGPIEVLLVNKDPSNPSPVVLSVPPPEDMLQSLPVPAAAANTKPAPTAPSQPSQPLAHSSNPSPATLLPACTATSNQAVTTAVSSTLTVSTPTTNTNAQPTPLLDTQPLQSSASLDGCSSSSAVFEPIKADPSELLYFPKELSDMFDPTKEIMSADLLEELMSSEVFSPLLRLSPPPGDQDYIYNLDETEGLCDLFDVPILNL from the exons ATGGAGCTGGAGTCGGAAAGAACCGAATTTGGAGCTATGGGAGACTCGCTTCAACCTCAAACCCCAAGTCGACACGAGAAGAGTCTAGGATTGCTTACAACCAAATTTGTATCTTTGCTACAAGAGGCCAAGGATGGAGTTCTAGACCTGAAAGCA GCAGCAGACACCCTAGCTGTAAGACAGAAGCGGCGCATCTACGACATCACCAATGTGCTTGAGGGCATCGGACTGATTGAGAAGAAGTCTAAGAACAGTATTCAGTGGAA GGGTGTTGGTCCTGGCTGTAACACACAGGAGATAGCCGATAAACTCATTGATCTTAAGGCAGAGCTGGATGATCTGGACAAGCGGGAGCACGAGTTGGATCAGCAGAGGGTCTGGGTCCAGCAGAGCATCATGAACGTCACAGACGACTCACAGAACAGCCC TATGGCTTATGTAAAACACGAAGACCTCTGTAGTGCTTTCAAAG GTGACACTCTCCTAGCGATCCGCGCTCCCACAGGCACACAACTGGAGGTGCCCATACCTGAGTCG GTACTGATTGGACAGAAGAAGTATCAGATCCGTCTCAAGAGCTCAGCAGGACCCATTGAGGTTCTCCTTGTGAACAAGGACCCATCCAACCCATCTCCAGTGGTACTGTCCGTCCCCCCACCCGAGGACATGCTCCAGAGCCTTCCagtgcctgctgctgctgccaacACAAAACCTGCACCTACTGCCCCCTCCCAGCCAAGCCAGCCTCTGGCCCACTCCTCCAACCCCAGTCCTGCCACACTCTTACCTGCCTGCACAGCTACTTCCAATCAGGCAGTCACCACTGCAG TGTCCAGCACACTGACTGTTTCCACACCCACTACAAACACAAATGCCCAACCGACTCCCCTGTTGGACACCCAGCCTCTCCAGTCCTCTGCCTCATTGGATGGCTGCTCTTCTTCTTCAGCAGTCTTTGAACCAATCAAGGCTGACCCCTCAGAAT TGCTGTATTTCCCCAAAGAACTTTCTGACATGTTTGACCCGACTAAAG AGATCATGAGTGCAGACCTGTTGGAGGAGTTGATGTCTTCTGAGG tGTTCTCTCCACTCCTCCGTCTGTCTCCCCCTCCGGGTGACCAGGACTACATATATAACCTGGACGAAACCGAAGGCCTGTGTGACCTCTTTGATGTTCCGATTCTTAACCTTTGA